A part of Mustela erminea isolate mMusErm1 chromosome 9, mMusErm1.Pri, whole genome shotgun sequence genomic DNA contains:
- the VPS26B gene encoding vacuolar protein sorting-associated protein 26B — translation MSFFGFGQSVEVEILLNDAESRKRAEHKTEDGKKEKYFLFYDGETVSGKVSLALKNPNKRLEHQGIKIEFIGQIELYYDRGNHHEFVSLVKDLARPGEISQSQAFDFEFTHVEKPYESYTGQNVKLRYFLRATISRRLNDVVKEMDIVVHTLSTYPELNSSIKMEVGIEDCLHIEFEYNKSKYHLKDVIVGKIYFLLVRIKIKHMEIDIIKRETTGTGPNVYHENDTIAKYEIMDGAPVRGESIPIRLFLAGYELTPTMRDINKKFSVRYYLNLVLIDEEERRYFKQQEVVLWRKGDIVRKSMSHQAAIASQRFEGTTSLGEVRTPSQLSDNNSRQ, via the exons ATGAGCTTCTTCGGCTTCGGGCAGAGCGTGGAGGTGGAAATCTTGCTGAACGATGCCGAGAGTAGGAAGCGGGCCGAGCACAAGACGGAGGAcgggaagaaggagaaatattTCCTCTTCTACGACGGAGAGACGGTGTCCGGGAAGGTTAGCCTCGCACTCAAGAACCCCAATAAGCGGCTGGAGCACCAGGGCATCAAGATCGAGTTCATCGGGCAGATCG AGCTCTACTACGACCGTGGGAACCACCATGAGTTTGTGTCCCTGGTGAAGGATTTGGCCCGGCCCGGAGAAATTAGCCAATCACAGGCCTTCGACTTTGAATTCACCCACGTGGAGAAGCCGTATGAGTCCTATACAGGCCAGAATGTAAAGCTACG GTATTTCCTTCGAGCCACCATCAGCCGCCGCCTCAATGATGTCGTCAAAGAGATGGACATTGTAGTCCACACACTCAGCACGTACCCAGAGCTGAACTCTTCCATCAAGATGGAGGTTGGGATCGAGGACTGCCTGCACATTGAGTTTGAGTATAATAAATCCAA ATACCACTTGAAAGATGTCATTGTAGGGAAGATCTACTTCCTCTTGGTGAGAATCAAAATCAAGCACATGGAGATAGATATCATCAAGCGGGAAACAACGGGCACAGGCCCCAATGTGTACCATGAGAACGACACGATAGCCAAGTATGAGATCATGGATGGGGCTCCCGTGAGAG GAGAGTCCATCCCTATCCGGCTCTTCCTGGCGGGCTACGAGCTCACCCCCACCATGCGGGACATCAACAAGAAGTTCTCCGTGCGCTATTACCTCAACCTGGTGCTGATAGACGAGGAGGAACGGCGCTACTTCAAACAGCAG GAAGTGGTGTTGTGGCGGAAAGGTGACATCGTACGGAAGAGCATGTCCCACCAGGCAGCCATCGCCTCACAGCGCTTCGAGGGCACAACCTCCCTGGGTGAGGTGCGGACCCCCAGCCAGCTGTCTGACAACAACAGCAGGCAGTAG